From a single Arthrobacter sp. SLBN-112 genomic region:
- a CDS encoding acetylornithine transaminase has translation MNTMENLEHRTPVAELVETTGHAGSEWLSRYSSSLMNVFGTPQRVLVRGAGCLVWDADGKEYLDLLGGIAVNALGHAHPFVTSVIASQLATLGHVSNFFTSPTQVALAEKLLELAHAPAGSKVFFSNSGTEANEAAFKLARRNTGTGEVKRTKIIALEGAFHGRTMGALALTAKEAYRAPFEPLPGGVVHIPFGDVEALKAAVDETVAAVFLEPIQGEAGVRPLPPGYLKAAREATSKVGALLILDEVQTGIGRTGKWLASEDAGIVPDAITLAKGLGGGFPIGALITVGGQTSSLLSAGQHGTTFGGNPVATAAALATLHALESQNVLANATAVGEHLRSALAAIPGVTEVRGEGLLIGFDLDADVAPAVVQAGLDAGFIINSPGPRTIRLAPPLILTTAQADTFLAAFPAILQTAKDAQ, from the coding sequence ATGAACACGATGGAAAACCTGGAGCACCGCACACCCGTTGCTGAGCTTGTGGAGACTACGGGCCACGCGGGCTCCGAGTGGCTCTCCCGCTACTCCAGCTCCCTCATGAACGTCTTCGGTACGCCCCAGCGCGTCCTGGTCCGCGGTGCAGGCTGCCTGGTGTGGGACGCCGACGGCAAGGAATACCTCGACCTGCTGGGCGGCATCGCCGTCAACGCCCTGGGCCACGCGCACCCGTTCGTGACGTCAGTCATCGCCAGCCAGCTGGCCACCCTGGGCCACGTCTCCAACTTCTTTACCAGCCCTACCCAGGTGGCACTGGCCGAAAAACTCCTGGAACTGGCCCACGCTCCGGCCGGCTCCAAGGTGTTCTTCAGCAACTCCGGCACGGAAGCCAACGAGGCCGCCTTCAAGCTGGCCCGCCGCAACACCGGAACCGGTGAGGTCAAGCGGACCAAAATCATTGCCCTTGAGGGTGCCTTCCATGGCCGGACCATGGGAGCGCTGGCACTCACGGCCAAGGAAGCCTACCGGGCGCCCTTCGAGCCGCTGCCCGGCGGCGTGGTCCACATCCCGTTCGGGGATGTGGAGGCACTCAAGGCAGCAGTGGACGAAACCGTGGCGGCCGTGTTCCTGGAACCCATCCAGGGTGAAGCCGGCGTCCGGCCGCTGCCGCCGGGCTACCTGAAAGCTGCGCGGGAGGCCACCAGCAAGGTCGGCGCGCTGCTGATCCTGGACGAGGTCCAGACCGGAATCGGACGCACCGGAAAGTGGCTCGCAAGCGAGGACGCCGGGATCGTCCCCGACGCGATCACCCTGGCCAAGGGACTGGGCGGTGGTTTCCCCATCGGTGCCCTGATCACCGTGGGCGGGCAGACGTCGTCGTTGTTGTCCGCCGGCCAGCACGGCACCACTTTCGGCGGAAACCCCGTGGCCACGGCAGCCGCCCTCGCCACCCTCCACGCCCTCGAAAGCCAGAACGTCCTGGCCAACGCCACGGCGGTGGGGGAGCACCTGCGCTCCGCGCTGGCCGCGATCCCGGGCGTGACCGAGGTGCGGGGCGAAGGGCTGCTGATCGGGTTCGACCTGGACGCCGACGTAGCCCCCGCCGTGGTGCAGGCAGGCCTCGACGCCGGCTTCATCATCAACAGCCCGGGCCCGCGCACCATCCGCCTGGCACCGCCGCTGATCCTCACCACGGCACAGGCCGACACCTTCCTCGCCGCATTCCCGGCAATCCTCCAGACCGCTAAGGACGCCCAGTGA
- the argJ gene encoding bifunctional glutamate N-acetyltransferase/amino-acid acetyltransferase ArgJ, with protein sequence MTITAPQGFRAAGVTAGLKASGNPDLALVVNDGPSKAAAAVFTSNRVAAAPVHWSRQVVSDGRVDAVILNSGGANACTGPTGFQNTHSTAEKVAKVLGISATDVFVCSTGLIGEQLPMDKILPGVEAAAAELSTDGGPAAGTAIMTTDSVPKSALFIGTDADGQEFSIGGIAKGAGMLAPGLATMLVVLTTDAMVQPELLDVVLRDATRVTFDRADSDGCMSTNDTVVLLASGAAGAVPSAEAFGEGLTQVCAELARKLIADAEGASHDIAIRTFNAASEADAETVSRSVARSNLFKAAIFGKDPNWGRVLSAVGTTDAVFEPDKLNVAMNGVQICRNGSIGDDRSLVDLEPREVLVEIDLQAGDAEATIWTNDLTHDYVHENSAYSS encoded by the coding sequence GTGACCATCACCGCACCCCAGGGATTCCGGGCAGCCGGCGTCACTGCCGGACTCAAGGCCTCCGGCAACCCGGACCTCGCCCTGGTCGTCAACGACGGCCCCTCCAAGGCGGCCGCCGCCGTCTTCACCAGCAACCGCGTGGCGGCAGCCCCCGTGCACTGGTCCCGCCAGGTGGTCTCCGATGGCCGCGTTGACGCCGTCATCCTCAACTCCGGCGGAGCCAACGCCTGCACCGGCCCCACCGGGTTCCAGAACACCCACAGCACCGCCGAGAAAGTGGCCAAGGTGCTGGGCATCTCGGCCACCGACGTCTTTGTCTGCTCCACCGGGCTGATCGGCGAGCAGCTGCCCATGGACAAGATCCTGCCGGGGGTTGAGGCCGCTGCTGCCGAGCTCAGCACTGACGGCGGACCGGCTGCCGGCACCGCCATCATGACTACCGACAGCGTGCCAAAGTCGGCCCTCTTCATCGGCACCGACGCCGACGGCCAGGAATTCAGTATCGGCGGGATCGCCAAGGGTGCCGGCATGCTGGCGCCCGGCCTGGCCACCATGCTGGTGGTGCTCACCACGGATGCCATGGTGCAGCCGGAGCTGCTCGACGTCGTCCTCCGCGATGCCACGCGCGTCACCTTCGACCGCGCCGACTCCGACGGCTGCATGTCCACCAACGACACCGTGGTCCTCCTGGCTTCCGGCGCCGCCGGTGCCGTTCCCTCCGCTGAAGCGTTCGGCGAGGGCCTGACCCAGGTCTGCGCCGAGCTGGCCCGGAAGCTGATTGCCGATGCTGAAGGTGCCAGCCATGACATCGCCATCCGCACGTTCAACGCCGCCAGCGAAGCCGATGCCGAAACGGTCAGCCGCTCGGTGGCCCGCTCCAACCTGTTCAAGGCCGCCATCTTCGGCAAGGACCCCAACTGGGGCCGCGTGCTGTCCGCCGTCGGCACCACGGACGCCGTCTTCGAACCGGACAAGCTCAACGTGGCCATGAACGGCGTCCAGATCTGCCGCAACGGCAGCATCGGGGACGACCGGAGCCTCGTGGACCTGGAACCACGCGAGGTGCTGGTGGAGATCGACCTGCAGGCAGGCGACGCCGAAGCCACCATCTGGACCAACGACCTCACCCACGACTACGTGCACGAGAACAGCGCCTACTCCAGCTAG
- the argF gene encoding ornithine carbamoyltransferase produces the protein MTTATRHFLKDTDLSPAEQAEVLELAARMKAAPYSVQPFAAQGSGRKTVAVIFDKTSTRTRVSFATGIADMGGNALIINPGEAQIGHKESVEDTAKVLERMVSTIVWRTGPHAGLVAMAQNSRVPVINALCDDYHPCQLLADLLAVKEHKGNLKGLTMSYLGDAANNMANSYLLAGVTAGMHVRIAGPEGYLPAAEIVAAAEERAAETGGSVLITTDAKEALKGADVVATDTWVSMGQEAEKEARMQLFRDYSVDSDAMALAADDAVVLHCLPAYRGYEISADVIDGPQSIVWDEAENRLHAQKALMAWLMHRSGLAFVDGLSPVEGTGESTF, from the coding sequence GTGACCACCGCAACCCGGCACTTCCTCAAGGACACCGACCTCAGCCCCGCCGAACAGGCCGAAGTCCTTGAGCTCGCCGCCCGCATGAAGGCTGCCCCTTACAGCGTGCAGCCGTTCGCCGCGCAAGGCAGCGGCCGCAAGACCGTGGCCGTGATCTTCGACAAGACCTCCACCCGGACCCGGGTCTCGTTCGCCACGGGCATCGCGGACATGGGCGGCAACGCCCTGATCATCAACCCCGGCGAGGCGCAGATCGGGCACAAGGAATCCGTGGAGGACACCGCCAAGGTGCTCGAACGGATGGTCTCCACCATCGTGTGGCGCACCGGACCGCATGCCGGCCTGGTGGCCATGGCGCAGAACTCCAGGGTTCCGGTCATCAACGCCCTGTGCGATGACTACCACCCGTGCCAGCTCCTGGCCGACCTGCTGGCCGTCAAGGAACACAAGGGCAACCTCAAGGGGCTCACCATGAGCTACCTGGGCGACGCCGCCAACAACATGGCCAACTCCTACCTGCTTGCCGGGGTCACCGCAGGCATGCATGTCCGCATTGCCGGGCCGGAGGGCTACTTGCCGGCCGCGGAAATTGTGGCGGCGGCAGAGGAACGTGCGGCCGAAACCGGCGGTTCCGTCCTGATCACCACCGATGCAAAGGAAGCACTGAAGGGTGCCGACGTCGTCGCCACGGACACCTGGGTATCCATGGGACAGGAAGCCGAGAAGGAAGCCCGGATGCAGCTCTTCCGGGACTACTCCGTCGACTCGGACGCCATGGCACTCGCTGCGGATGACGCCGTCGTGCTTCACTGCCTTCCCGCCTACCGTGGCTACGAGATTTCCGCCGACGTTATCGACGGCCCGCAATCCATCGTCTGGGACGAGGCGGAAAACCGGCTGCACGCCCAGAAGGCGCTGATGGCATGGCTGATGCACCGCTCAGGCCTGGCCTTCGTCGATGGCCTTTCCCCTGTCGAAGGCACCGGAGAGAGCACGTTCTAG
- the argC gene encoding N-acetyl-gamma-glutamyl-phosphate reductase: MTISVAVSGASGYAGGEVLRLLAGHPGVTIGAITAHSNAGSRLGELQPHLHGLASRILEDTTVENLSGHDVVFLALPHGASAEIASQLPEGTIVIDAGADHRLEDPAAWEKFYGSPHAGTWPYGLPELPGQREALKGAKRIAVPGCYPTSALLALTPGFAAHLLEPDDVVIVSASGTSGAGKAAKVNLIGAEVMGSMSPYGVGGGHRHTPEIEQGLSNAAGEKVSVSFTPTLAPMSRGILTTATAKVKDGTTAAQLRQAWTEAYDDEPFVHVLSEGQWPGTKSVQGSNHAAMQLAFDAHTGRVIVTCVIDNLTKGTAGGAVQSMNIALGLPETAGLNLQGVAP; this comes from the coding sequence ATGACTATTTCTGTTGCGGTTTCGGGAGCCAGCGGCTACGCCGGGGGAGAGGTCCTTCGCCTGCTTGCCGGACACCCAGGTGTGACCATCGGTGCCATCACAGCCCACAGCAATGCCGGTTCCCGCCTCGGTGAACTGCAGCCGCACCTCCATGGACTGGCCAGCCGCATCCTTGAAGACACCACCGTGGAGAACCTTTCCGGCCATGATGTTGTCTTCCTGGCGCTGCCGCACGGAGCCTCCGCCGAGATCGCTTCCCAGCTTCCCGAAGGGACGATTGTCATCGACGCCGGCGCGGACCACCGCCTCGAGGACCCCGCCGCATGGGAGAAGTTCTACGGCTCGCCCCACGCGGGCACCTGGCCCTACGGGCTCCCGGAACTGCCAGGGCAGCGTGAAGCCCTCAAGGGCGCCAAGCGCATCGCCGTTCCCGGCTGCTACCCAACCTCCGCCCTCCTGGCACTGACCCCCGGATTCGCCGCGCACCTGCTGGAGCCGGACGACGTCGTGATTGTGTCCGCTTCCGGCACCTCGGGCGCGGGCAAGGCTGCCAAGGTCAACCTGATCGGCGCCGAAGTCATGGGTTCGATGAGTCCCTACGGCGTGGGCGGCGGGCACCGGCACACCCCCGAGATCGAGCAGGGCCTCTCCAACGCAGCCGGGGAAAAAGTCAGCGTTTCCTTCACTCCCACGCTTGCACCGATGAGCCGCGGCATCCTGACCACCGCCACCGCCAAGGTCAAAGACGGCACCACCGCAGCGCAGCTTCGCCAGGCGTGGACCGAAGCGTACGACGACGAGCCGTTCGTCCACGTGCTGTCCGAGGGCCAGTGGCCCGGGACCAAGTCCGTGCAGGGCTCCAACCACGCCGCCATGCAGCTGGCCTTCGACGCGCACACGGGACGGGTCATCGTCACCTGCGTGATTGACAACCTCACTAAGGGCACGGCCGGCGGCGCTGTGCAGTCCATGAACATCGCACTCGGCCTGCCCGAAACCGCCGGCCTCAACCTCCAGGGAGTAGCCCCGTGA
- the argB gene encoding acetylglutamate kinase, producing MNTQTRETTSMSAAQDKAATLIEALPWIQRFAGTTMVVKYGGNAMVNDELRRAFAEDIVFLHHVGIHPVVVHGGGPQINSMLGRLGIESEFKGGLRVTTPEAMDVVRMVLTGQVGRELVGLINSHGPYAVGMSGEDGGLLRAVRTGTVVDGEEVDLGLVGEVVGVDPAGIVDILDAGRIPVISTVAPEIVDGGEGVAGTARFQPTGQVLNVNADTAAAAVASALGASKLVILTDVEGLYANWPDKSSLISSLTASELRQMLPRLESGMIPKMAACLKAVDEGVERAHIVDGRLAHSMLLETFTTAGIGTQVVPDEEING from the coding sequence ATGAACACCCAGACGCGTGAAACCACCAGCATGTCCGCTGCCCAGGACAAGGCGGCAACCCTGATCGAGGCGCTGCCCTGGATCCAGCGGTTCGCCGGCACCACCATGGTGGTCAAATACGGCGGCAACGCCATGGTCAACGACGAACTGCGCCGCGCCTTCGCCGAAGACATCGTCTTCCTCCACCATGTGGGCATCCACCCCGTGGTGGTCCACGGCGGCGGCCCCCAGATCAACTCCATGCTGGGCCGGCTGGGCATTGAATCCGAGTTCAAGGGCGGCCTCCGCGTCACCACCCCCGAAGCCATGGACGTGGTCCGCATGGTCCTCACCGGCCAGGTGGGACGCGAACTGGTGGGCCTGATCAACTCCCACGGACCCTACGCCGTCGGCATGTCCGGCGAAGACGGCGGACTGCTGCGCGCCGTGCGCACCGGCACCGTGGTGGACGGCGAAGAAGTGGACCTCGGGCTGGTGGGCGAGGTGGTGGGCGTGGACCCCGCCGGCATCGTGGACATCCTCGACGCAGGGCGCATTCCGGTGATCTCCACGGTGGCCCCGGAAATTGTCGACGGCGGAGAGGGCGTGGCGGGCACTGCCCGGTTCCAGCCCACGGGCCAGGTCCTGAACGTCAATGCGGACACCGCAGCGGCCGCCGTCGCCTCGGCGCTGGGCGCCTCCAAGCTGGTGATCCTGACCGACGTCGAGGGCCTCTACGCCAACTGGCCGGACAAGTCCTCGCTGATCTCATCCCTCACCGCGTCGGAGCTGCGGCAGATGCTGCCCAGGCTCGAATCAGGAATGATCCCCAAGATGGCTGCCTGCCTCAAGGCCGTTGACGAGGGCGTTGAACGGGCACACATCGTGGACGGCCGCCTGGCCCACTCCATGCTTCTTGAAACATTTACGACGGCGGGCATCGGCACCCAGGTAGTCCCGGACGAGGAGATCAACGGATGA